A genomic window from Daphnia magna isolate NIES linkage group LG9, ASM2063170v1.1, whole genome shotgun sequence includes:
- the LOC123475897 gene encoding uncharacterized protein LOC123475897 codes for MAPIRSLGVFASIVIFYLFAVKEGSGIKCWVCRSLEDPKCADPFDNTSTPFFDCATFPEVTHLPGVKATMCRKIRQKVNGEWRYIRSCARLGEPGIGGDERYCLQRSGTFNIHIESCTCNSKDGCNAASSLLPFNLMTAALIPSVLAVHYLKRL; via the exons atggCACCGATTCGATCATTGGGCGTGTTCGCCAGCAttgttatattttatttatttgctgtAAAGGAAG GTAGTGGTATCAAATGCTGGGTATGCAGATCCTTGGAAGATCCCAAATGTGCAGATCCATTTGACAACACATCCACGCCCTTTTTTGACTGTGCCACCTTTCCAGAAGTAACACACTTACCTGGTGTGAAGGCTACTATGTGCAGAAAAATCCGCCAGAAAGTGAATGGTGAATGGAGGTACATCCGTTCATGTGCCAGGCTTGGGGAACCCGGTATTGGGGGAGATGAACGTTACTGCCTGCAGAGATCAGGGACGTTCAACATTCACATTGAAAGCTGTACATGCAACAGCAAAGATGGTTGTAATGCTGCAAGCTCACTACTACCTTTCAATCTCATGACAGCAGCATTAATTCCCTCAGTTTTAGCCGTCCATTACCTCAAGAGGTTGTAA
- the LOC116929989 gene encoding ring canal kelch homolog isoform X1 — protein sequence MSTSSNSSSSRDFAEQLSIHKLLLRHASQNSLDESSQKESTQSSPERPFYHNSEHFSKAFSKFNMMRKEKFLCDVVLITTNQEEFPAHKAVLASCSPYFHAMFSCFEESNQNRIVLQDVDPKALSLLLDYVYSSEIQVNEDNVQTLLPAANLLQMFDVKEACSEFLVTQLHPSNCLGIRAFADLHGCIDLLNLADKYTAQHFSDVVDGEEFSSLQCQDVIRIISSDKLTVSSEEKVYEAVMNWVNANIDDRNIELSHLMEYVRLPLLPQDYLLQHVETNTLMRSNAHCKDLLIEALKYHLLKADQKQIYQTSRTRPRLPIGMPKILLVVGGQSPKAIRGVECYDFETQKWNPLAEMPTRRCRAGLASVCGRIYAIGGFNGSLRVRTVDLYEPNLDQWFPAPDMETRRSTLGVAVLNNCIYAVGGFDGSTGLKSAEKFDPTTQEWRAVASMTTRRSSVGVGVLNGLLYAVGGYDGASRHCLASVECYSPETDSWSLIGEMACRRSGAGVGVLNGYLYAIGGHDGPMVRRSVERFDTVTKTWTSIADMSLCRRNAGVVTHDGLLYVVGGDDGTTNLNSVEVYDPATNSWSMLSACMGIGRSYAGIAIINRPC from the exons ATGTCGACTAGTTCAAATAGTTCATCTTCTAGGGATTTCGCCGAACAGTTAAGTATCCA TAAGTTACTCCTCCGTCATGCAAGTCAAAATTCCCTTGATGAGAGCTCCCAGAAAGAGTCTACCCAGTCTTCACCTGAAAGGCCATTTTATCACAACTCAGAGCACTTTTCCAAGGCATTTTCCAAGTTCAACATGATGAGAAA agaaaaatttctCTGTGATGTTGTCCTAATAACTACAAATCAAGAGGAGTTTCCGGCGCATAAAGCAGTTCTGGCTTCTTGCAGCCCTTACTTTCATGCTATGTTTAGCTGCTTTGAGGAAAGTAACCAGAACAGAATAGTTCTTCAAGATGTGGACCCCAAAGCCCTAAGCCTCCTGTTAGACTATGTCTATTCTTCTGAAATTCAAGTCAATGAAGATAATGTTCAg accTTGTTGCCGGCCGCCAATCTTTTGCAAATGTTTGACGTCAAAGAAGCCTGTAGTGAGTTTTTGGTAACTCAGTTACATCCATCTAATTGTCTCGGAATTCGGGCATTTGCCGATCTTCATGGTTGCATAGATTTATTGAATTTAGCCGACAAGTACACTGCCCAGCATTTTAG cGACGTGGTGGATggagaagaattttctagTTTACAGTGCCAAGATGTGATACGTATAATTAGTAGCGACAAATTGACTGTATCGTCCGAAGAGAAG GTGTATGAAGCTGTGATGAACTGGGTAAATGCCAACATTGATGACAGAAATATTGAGTTATCTCATCTAATGGAGTACGTTCGTCTTCCACTTCTTCCTCAAGACTATCTTTTGCAGCATGTCGAAACCAACACTTTGATGCGATCTAATGCTCACT GCAAAGATCTCTTGATTGAAGCCCTTAAGTATCATTTGCTCAAAGCTGATCAAAAGCAAATATATCAAACTTCTAGAACTCGTCCGAGGTTACCGATAGGCATGCCAAAA ATTCTTCTTGTCGTGGGCGGTCAAAGCCCAAAAGCGATTCGCGGAGTTGAGTGTTACGATTTTGAAACTCAAAAATGGAATCCCCTTGCAGAAATGCCTACCAGACGGTGCAG GGCAGGCTTAGCTTCTGTTTGCGGACGCATTTATGCAATCGGGGGTTTCAATGGATCCCTACGTGTGCGCACGGTTGATCTCTATGAGCCGAATTTGGACCAGTGGTTTCCCGCTCCCGATATGGAAACGCGCAGGTCTACGTTGGGTGTTGCCGTTCTAAATAATTGCATCTACGCT GTTGGAGGATTTGATGGTTCTACGGGACTGAAATCCGCCGAGAAATTTGATCCAACAACACAAGAATGGCGTGCAGTGGCGTCCATGACTACGCGACGCAGCAGCGTAGGTGTAGGTGTTTTGAATGGCCTCTTGTATGCG GTTGGTGGATATGATGGGGCTTCTCGGCATTGCCTGGCATCCGTTGAATGCTACTCACCTGAAACAGATTCGTGGAGTTTAATTGGAGAAATG GCTTGCCGGCGGAGCGGAGCCGGTGTGGGAGTATTGAACGGTTACCTTTACGCCATTGGCGGTCATGATGGACCCATGGTACGGCGATCGGTCGAGAGATTCGACACTGTGACTAAAACGTGGACTTCCATTGCGGACATGTCACTTTGTCGGAGAAACGCTG GAGTGGTGACGCATGATGGTTTACTCTACGTCGTAGGAGGTGATGATGGAACAACTAATTTGAATTCAGTTGAAGTGTATGATCCCGCAACGAACAGCTGGTCAATGTTGTCCGCCTGTATGGGTATTGGCCGAAGTTATGCTGGAATCGCCATAATCAATCGACCATGTTGA
- the LOC116929989 gene encoding ring canal kelch homolog isoform X2: protein MSTSSNSSSSRDFAEHKLLLRHASQNSLDESSQKESTQSSPERPFYHNSEHFSKAFSKFNMMRKEKFLCDVVLITTNQEEFPAHKAVLASCSPYFHAMFSCFEESNQNRIVLQDVDPKALSLLLDYVYSSEIQVNEDNVQTLLPAANLLQMFDVKEACSEFLVTQLHPSNCLGIRAFADLHGCIDLLNLADKYTAQHFSDVVDGEEFSSLQCQDVIRIISSDKLTVSSEEKVYEAVMNWVNANIDDRNIELSHLMEYVRLPLLPQDYLLQHVETNTLMRSNAHCKDLLIEALKYHLLKADQKQIYQTSRTRPRLPIGMPKILLVVGGQSPKAIRGVECYDFETQKWNPLAEMPTRRCRAGLASVCGRIYAIGGFNGSLRVRTVDLYEPNLDQWFPAPDMETRRSTLGVAVLNNCIYAVGGFDGSTGLKSAEKFDPTTQEWRAVASMTTRRSSVGVGVLNGLLYAVGGYDGASRHCLASVECYSPETDSWSLIGEMACRRSGAGVGVLNGYLYAIGGHDGPMVRRSVERFDTVTKTWTSIADMSLCRRNAGVVTHDGLLYVVGGDDGTTNLNSVEVYDPATNSWSMLSACMGIGRSYAGIAIINRPC from the exons ATGTCGACTAGTTCAAATAGTTCATCTTCTAGGGATTTCGCCGAACA TAAGTTACTCCTCCGTCATGCAAGTCAAAATTCCCTTGATGAGAGCTCCCAGAAAGAGTCTACCCAGTCTTCACCTGAAAGGCCATTTTATCACAACTCAGAGCACTTTTCCAAGGCATTTTCCAAGTTCAACATGATGAGAAA agaaaaatttctCTGTGATGTTGTCCTAATAACTACAAATCAAGAGGAGTTTCCGGCGCATAAAGCAGTTCTGGCTTCTTGCAGCCCTTACTTTCATGCTATGTTTAGCTGCTTTGAGGAAAGTAACCAGAACAGAATAGTTCTTCAAGATGTGGACCCCAAAGCCCTAAGCCTCCTGTTAGACTATGTCTATTCTTCTGAAATTCAAGTCAATGAAGATAATGTTCAg accTTGTTGCCGGCCGCCAATCTTTTGCAAATGTTTGACGTCAAAGAAGCCTGTAGTGAGTTTTTGGTAACTCAGTTACATCCATCTAATTGTCTCGGAATTCGGGCATTTGCCGATCTTCATGGTTGCATAGATTTATTGAATTTAGCCGACAAGTACACTGCCCAGCATTTTAG cGACGTGGTGGATggagaagaattttctagTTTACAGTGCCAAGATGTGATACGTATAATTAGTAGCGACAAATTGACTGTATCGTCCGAAGAGAAG GTGTATGAAGCTGTGATGAACTGGGTAAATGCCAACATTGATGACAGAAATATTGAGTTATCTCATCTAATGGAGTACGTTCGTCTTCCACTTCTTCCTCAAGACTATCTTTTGCAGCATGTCGAAACCAACACTTTGATGCGATCTAATGCTCACT GCAAAGATCTCTTGATTGAAGCCCTTAAGTATCATTTGCTCAAAGCTGATCAAAAGCAAATATATCAAACTTCTAGAACTCGTCCGAGGTTACCGATAGGCATGCCAAAA ATTCTTCTTGTCGTGGGCGGTCAAAGCCCAAAAGCGATTCGCGGAGTTGAGTGTTACGATTTTGAAACTCAAAAATGGAATCCCCTTGCAGAAATGCCTACCAGACGGTGCAG GGCAGGCTTAGCTTCTGTTTGCGGACGCATTTATGCAATCGGGGGTTTCAATGGATCCCTACGTGTGCGCACGGTTGATCTCTATGAGCCGAATTTGGACCAGTGGTTTCCCGCTCCCGATATGGAAACGCGCAGGTCTACGTTGGGTGTTGCCGTTCTAAATAATTGCATCTACGCT GTTGGAGGATTTGATGGTTCTACGGGACTGAAATCCGCCGAGAAATTTGATCCAACAACACAAGAATGGCGTGCAGTGGCGTCCATGACTACGCGACGCAGCAGCGTAGGTGTAGGTGTTTTGAATGGCCTCTTGTATGCG GTTGGTGGATATGATGGGGCTTCTCGGCATTGCCTGGCATCCGTTGAATGCTACTCACCTGAAACAGATTCGTGGAGTTTAATTGGAGAAATG GCTTGCCGGCGGAGCGGAGCCGGTGTGGGAGTATTGAACGGTTACCTTTACGCCATTGGCGGTCATGATGGACCCATGGTACGGCGATCGGTCGAGAGATTCGACACTGTGACTAAAACGTGGACTTCCATTGCGGACATGTCACTTTGTCGGAGAAACGCTG GAGTGGTGACGCATGATGGTTTACTCTACGTCGTAGGAGGTGATGATGGAACAACTAATTTGAATTCAGTTGAAGTGTATGATCCCGCAACGAACAGCTGGTCAATGTTGTCCGCCTGTATGGGTATTGGCCGAAGTTATGCTGGAATCGCCATAATCAATCGACCATGTTGA